DNA sequence from the Lycium barbarum isolate Lr01 chromosome 5, ASM1917538v2, whole genome shotgun sequence genome:
ttatattttcatttttctctttATCCACTTTTAGGGAGAGGGCTGGGGCGATTTAAAGGAGATACTAGATCATGAATAGTGTATAAATTGTCTAGTTATGCGCTGTTCCTGGTTTGAGTTTGGTTTTTTGGGATATGAATTGAAATTCATTTTTGTCCTTGTGTTGTGAATCGAATTTAGTTGGAATGTGAGGTGAAGTTTAATTCCCATTGTTGACGATACTTGGAGTTTAATCTTGAGTTGGGAAAAACTGAACTAGGAGTTGACTGAACATAGCTCTCTAATTGCTACTGAAGTTCTAATTTGCTGCTTATATATAGTGGATTGAGGAATTTGAATTGAAAATCTGGAAAAAATATAGGAACAGAAATTACTGATAATTTTCAGAGAGTTGATAATTGGCTGTTGGATTACTTGTAAAATTTGCAGATTTTGCTGTCGAAGAATGATTTAGTGATTTGTCAATTGAGCTGAAATTAAGAGCTAAGAATTGATTAATAGCTTCTGTTTGGATTGTCGTCTACTGTTAAAAGCTATTGAGAATTGTTCACTGTTTCGATTTTCGATATGTGAAACCTGCAACTTGTTTGAAAATTTGTGGAACAAGATAGGGCCATTATCCCTTTACTAAATCCCCGGTCTCTTGCCACCATGAATAAGACCTTTCCCAATCAAATAGCTTTTTATTATTTAACAACAAAGATGAGTATTATCTGAAGTGTAAACTTAAGAGCTGCATCTGCATTGGGTGTAAGAACTTGTTCATATCTTTCTGAAAATCAGTTGGGGCTGCTTTTGGGTTAAACTAGAATCATCAAGCTAGAAGGAACTGAACTGAGCAGACTAACTTCGGCATTGCATAATTTCAACTTTCTTACACAATTTCTAATACATGTGACTATCCTGCCCAGTTTCTTAACTGTATTACTATCTTGCTTGATCCAACAGCTACcagaaataccaaaaaaaaaaatcaactttggCAAACTACCGATTTTTTATACAACTGACTGTATGTGTATACATGACTGTATATATGAATATAAGTATACTGTGTATATGTGGTTGTATATGATTAAATCTGCAAACAAATACAACTTAATTAATTCACTactaacaacatatatatattttttgaacaTCGATACAATGTTAATACTGTATTTCCTTACACATAGGGCTTAGTTGGGGATGTTTGTGTCACCAAGGGTAATTCTAGTGGAGATACAGTAAGGGCTGATACAGAAGAGATTCACGAAGGAGGTGTCATTTTTGGACAACACATTGAATCATAGGTATTAAACCGTATTTAATCCTGTTCTATAACTCTTTTGTTCGAAGTTTTGGTAACTGTTTTATAGTTTGCTTAATTCCGTTAAAAAGTGTCATCTAATGTTATCATAGGGCTTCGGTTCTCAGATCCCAATTGAGACATCTCAGAGAACAGTTGATGTCGTCCACATTGCTATTGATGGCATGCATAGCAATGAAGGAAGTCCCATGTCAGTTGGTGACAAAACTGTCCATTTACGCCCTGATGAGGGTGTATCGTCTAGTACAGTTTGTGGTGGTGCAGCTGAtccaaaacaagagaaaaagcaGAACATTGGTGATGACAAACAGATTGTTCAGGGACTACAACATTTAGCTCAGTTTGAGTTGGCGGACGAATTGCTTCCATCTCAAAATACCACAGAAAGAATTGTGATGACATTGCGTAAAGATAGACGTCCCGGGCCATTGCAAATATCCCCCTATATGACAAATTTTGGCTCAACTTCGGGTTTGTATTATTGCATATTTCACTTTTGTATGCTTGTATTCCATTTTTTCTTGTATTTTACTTTGATTTAACTGAATTCAAGCAGGTAGTTCAGTTAAGCTGACTGAGATATTTGACAAAAAATACCCATTTGAGAATAATTCCATCACTGGGTGACATGATGAAAAGCTCTTTGCTGACTTCTCCAAATGGTTGAGGGAGGGGTTGCTTGTTAGACACGATACCAAGTAAGTTATTTTATCTACCACACTTAGCTGTTTAAAtagattttttaaaataattttgttaCATGTATTTCGTATTTACTTTATAGAAAGAACAAAGAGGACCATTACAAAAAAGGGAAGGCAACACTGCCAAATTTTATGGACTTTGGTATTCAGAAAATCAATGACAAAAATTAGTTCTACCTTTTGTCAATGGATGGACAGATGTGGAATGATCAGGTGCGATgtatatttatttttcaaatatagtATATATTAGTATGTCTTCCACGCTTACTGTTTGTATACTTTTTTTATGCAGCACATTGATGTCATCTTTTACTTCTTCCGAAAGAAAGCAAAATATGACACAAGTAGCAAATTCAAGTTTACCACTGTCGACTGTGTTTTCATGACAAAAATTGATGCAATAAACAAAGTGTATGCTGACCCGGATGGtgcaacaagcggtggaaaacaGGAAGATATTTTATGTGAATACGTGAAAGGCCACCGGTTGCAATGCACTGTCCCGTGGCATTTTGTTGACTATGTATTTATCCCAGTCAACGTGAAAGATAAAAATCATTGGTTGTTGGCAGTCCTATCATTCATGGACAGACGTTTATATGTCTATGACTCCTACCGATCAGCGGGTCATGATGCAGCTATTGAGGCGGAAATAGACAAACTGGCCTCACTGTTGCCTCTGTACTTACATCTCACTGACTTCTATGTTGAAAAAAAAGGAATTTATTTTACTCATCACCCGGCATACAAAGACAAAGCACCGGCTGATAAGTTTGAAGTAGTGTTTGTTGACAATCTGCCACAGCAAAGTCCCGGTAGCATGTACGTCTGTTTCTTTATTCTCTATACTTACATATACGCAGATAAATTATTGTTTTAAAATACATATCTTTTTCATATTTGTAGGGACTACGGGATATatgttgttgcatttgtggagtaTTTGAGTCACGAAGAAGATATTCCACCCAAAGATCTTGATGCTGAGTTACTTCGGACGAGATATGGTGCACTTTTGTGGGTTTACGCTCAGAACAAGATTGAAGTCAATGCCGTAAGCGACAATGAGGCTCCTCCAAAGCCAGTTAGATCAGCAATAGATTTTGATCAAGTTGAATTAAACATAGTTAATTAGATTCAAGTTTCTTGACTGTAAAACAGATTATGATGGTGTTTTCATCCTTTATGTTGTTGACTTTTTGATGACTAAAAGGCAATTGTTAGTATGAATACTCAATGTTCAGCTACTCTTTTAATGAATACACTCTGATTTTTAACAATGTATTCATGTTTTGTTATATCTCATAGTTGTATTCAGAGTTGAATCATTTGCGTGTGATACAACATATGTTGGATACAGTGTTGTATCTCATAGTATGAATACACAATACACAATTTGGATGGTTATTTGAATAAAATGAGGACACATACCTTGTAGTTAAGAAACTTTTGGACGTGCATTTCATCGAATGAAGCAACAATTATTTTGCATTCATAATAATATTCCCCACATAGTTGTATCCGTAATCAGCATATGTTAAATACACCCACACAAAATTGTATCTGGGATTCAGAATATCTTGGATACACTCAGTAATGTATTCACTTAACGGTTGTATTCACACAAAATTATATTTGGGATTCAGAATATCTTGGATACAATTTAGTGCAAATAGTTGTATACGCATTCAGAGTTGTATTCACACGTTGTTGTACCTAGTATCAGCAGATGTTGAATACATCCACAGACAGAATTTCCATCTGCACTCAGTAATGTATCCACACAAAGCTGTATTCACACAAAAGGTGTATTTTGGATTCAGAATATACTGGATACAATTTAGTACAACTAGCTATATTTTGTATGCAGAGTTGTATTCACACATAGCTGTATATGCAATCAGCATATACAGAAAACAACGAAACAAGATTTTGTATATCTGAAATCAGTAATGTATCCACACAAAACTGTATTCACAGAAAATTGTATTCTGGTTCTGGGATATTTTGGATACAAACCATTCAAATAGCTGTAGAACATAGTTGATAGATATCATTCCTTCAAACAATCTGTTTCTGCTTTCAAATCTTTAGTATTGTTTAAGTGCTAAACTTTAGTGTTGGTACAGTTTTAAATCATGAACAAAATACACCACAGACACTTCAATGCTTTCATATAAAATTGTTTCCTTTATTCAGTGTTCCAAACAAACATACAGGACCAAAAATCAGGGAACACAAACGACAATCGTTCTTTGCAGTTGATTTGGTTTAATATTGAAAAACATTAGACAACAAGATTTAGAACGGAAACACCAACTACTTTCTTCGAGGCTCATTTGTACAAGAACTCCTATTGTGTCCAACATGTCCACACCTACTACACGAATTTGTACGTTTAGTTGAAAACCATTCAGATAAAGAATTATCGTGCTTCTTCTTTGGCCTTCCAGGCGGTCTCTTGTATCTCGGTGGAAAAAATACCTCTTCCAAAATGTATCCAGGTATTTTCCATTCACTCTCATCGGGTAGAGGATAAACTGGGATATCATAAGTCTTCATCACAGTTTCAGGTTTGTATATTTTTTAGCAATAGTTGTCGGCTGTGAGGTTTTTTTCTTAAGAACACCCCAGGCATGTGGGCAGGGAATCTCCTCCATCTGAAACTCTTTGCAACTGCATGTCTTCTTTTCAATACAAACTATGAAATGTCGCCCCTCATCAATTACCGTGTGCACGTATTCAGTTGATGGTATTACCTAAGAAACCATACAAAAATATATTAGCATGTTACAGGCATATTTCGactaatatataaatataagaaTCATACAGACCATGAAATATACCGAAGAAATTAAATACACAAACAGATACACAGAAACTAACCGTCATGCGTGCAGATTTACGCTCATTAATGGAAAGCATTTCATTGAATTTCTTCCCAAGTGTTGTGAATGTATATGAACCATTTTGTCGGTTAGTGAAATTCCAGCGCCCAAACATAATCCTAACTTCTTCCAGAAAATCAAATATTGGTAATTCTCTTGCTTGTACGAGAGCTGAATTGATAGACTCAGCAATATTAGACGTCATTGTCCATGCTCGGTTGACTGGAGCATAAAGCCTAGACCACTTTTCCCTTCCGGCTAACTCCAAGTAATCCTTTACACGAATATCCACCGTCTCAACCTTTTCCATTAGCATGTCAAACTCATCTTGTGTATACGCTTTTGCCATTGCATAGTACACCCCACTCAGCACCTTGTGACTCTTTCTATATTTATTGTATACATTCTTCCAAAGATGCCATATACATGCAAAATGGGGAACATTAGGATATACTTTGGATACAACCTTGTTGATGCTTTCATGCCTATCAGATACAACACACATGCTCTCCCGTAGCCCATAAGCTTCCTTGAACTGTTCGAAGAACCATGTCCAAGACTTATCACTTTCTGAATCAATCACGCCATACGCCAAAGGTAGTATATTCCCTGCAAAATCAGTTgaatacataattttttttttgagttctaTAAGCTTTTTATATAACTAAAATGATCGATTTTGAAATACCTGCACCATACATCGTGCTCGCTGAAACAAATGTCCCATTGTATGCTGTTTTGATGTGGCTGCCATCTACAACCACGATGGGTCGACAACATTCAAACCCCTTTATAAAGGCATACAATGCTACAAAAAGATACAAGAActcattttcagatgttttctTCATTCTTATATGAGAACCTGGGTATGTTTTATTCAAAATGTATACGTATCCCGGCAATTTCTTGTATGACTTGGCTGGCTCGCCCCTTAACTCCGTCATAGCCTTTTCTTTAGCACGCCATGCTTTCATGTATGGCACATCCACCCCAAAATCATTTTTAACATCATCTACTATATCACTAGGCACATACTTCCTCTTATAATTTCTAAATTTTGGCTTAATAATGCCAGCTATAAAACCACTACTAGCTTGATGTTGCGTATACACCTTATCCTTCAATGGACATGTATGTTTCTCTACGAACTCTCTGATTTTGAACATAGCTGATCTGTTGATACTTGAAGCTTTCAATTTTCACTCACATTGTCTAGAAAGACATGCAAGGGTGTAGCTGCAATactggatatgtatatatacatatacagtcgAAAAATACATATCATATGATTATTCAAAACAGTGAATTTAGAAAATATATAATAATCAAAACACACATATAATCATGTATTCAAATTTATTAGACATACATGTAAGCAGTTTAATACACTACCCTAGCATAATTGTATTGAATTTATAGAGGCAtacaaatacatcaaaaaaatcaGTAACTAACTAACCTTACAGAATTTGACCTCTCTGTTCGGAATTGAAATCTATTGTCAATAGCATACTACGTCATCACAGCTTTCAAAGTTTCCTTATCATTGTATACCTGATTTACCATGACTTCTTTCTAATTACAGTTTGAAATTATCAAATCGTTCTCTCCTCCGAATATAAATATTTCCTTACTAGAAGCTGATGTCGCCAGTGCTATAGAATCATTAGCATCCATTTCTTGTATACCATTTGTATCCGCTATTGCTAGGCTACCTTGAATAACAATTTCGCCCGATAGACTGTATTCACGCGTCCTATCAGTTGTTGTGATACACAACGGATACATCCCGAACTGCCTATTCTCTTTCTTCAGTTCAACATACACCCGGACACTCATGTCGTTGTGTATTTCCATAGGCATGGAATTACCGTCGATCATATATTTGATAGTGATTTTTTTTATACTTGTATCTATTCGCACCTGCTTCGCTATTGCATCAACTAACTCATCATACGAGGCATACTCTTTGAAAACTACTGCATCTATAGAGTAATTAACGAAACAATTGTCATCGTTCCAAAAACCAGAATGTCAAATTACCGCTGTTATATTAGACATTATTTCAATTTAGAACGGTAAATTCAGGACTGCAAAAAATTAGCAACAAAATCATCCGTAAGGCTGTTGTATCATCTATATCTGTATAAATTGGTCATGAACATAAATTGAACTATTAAttaccttttgttgtatataatgGCGACGAGATGAATCCAACAATGTCTGTATACGTCAACAAAAAGGATTTACGTAGAAACTGATACATACAACACCGAATTTGACATACATAAACGCAAGAGATTCGCAATTGAATTCTGAGATAGTTTTATGCATGGAATTGGTAGAATTGAATTCTAAATTTTGACTGAAATTGCTCTGTTTTCAGCTATTGATGATGCAAATTTGAATGTATGGAGGAATAAAGAGCTGTGTTAATTTCTGGAAGCTATCTGTTAAGCATAATTTTAGGaagattttatttttgtttgccATGTTTAAAAATATTTGGTTCCAAGATTTCAGCAACATTTTAACACACTGTATTCCTGAATACAGCGTTGGATACACGCGGATAAGTGGGTTGGATTTGCTACGATACGTAAATATGAAAGTGTTGCTACGCTGAATCTTTAACCCCCAAATGTTAGTCATTTGTGAAATATTCCCATTTTGAAATAGGCTATCTTTTTAAAAATCCAGAAcccataaactcaaaattctaAATCGCTCTAAATTTTATATGCGGGATTTTCCCCATCTAATTAATAAAAACTACTactttataaaataataaatctcTAAGCAAAGAGGGAATCACCTTAGACCACCACCACTAACAGGCGCATCATCAGCATGAACTTGATTACAAGATGATGATGGTAATACCGAATTCAAAAACCCATTACGATCCACGAAATAGAAATTATCCAATTTGCAATGCTTTAATAATCAGCAAAATCCGAAACTTTCAATTCAATCAGCAAACTTATCAATTGAGCTCTGCAAAGaaataatccaacaacaaaaatgTCAAATAGAAATATTTGATTAAATTTTTCGGCCTTCATTAAAAGTCTCTACAACAGAAACATAGccatttaattatttttctaataTTTAAAGTTTAAAATCAACAATATGAAAAGTC
Encoded proteins:
- the LOC132639329 gene encoding uncharacterized protein LOC132639329, which codes for MQHVLAAPASHPVQHVLHITAQSALPARVWCNLRLAGCTCDSTCELQHCKLDNFYFVDRNGFLNSVLPSSSCNQVHADDAPVSGGGLRSAMFKIREFVEKHTCPLKDKVYTQHQASSGFIAGIIKPKFRNYKRKYVPSDIVDDVKNDFGVDVPYMKAWRAKEKAMTELRGEPAKSYKKLPGYVYILNKTYPGSHIRMKKTSENEFLYLFVALYAFIKGFECCRPIVVVDGSHIKTAYNGTFVSASTMYGAGNILPLAYGVIDSESDKSWTWFFEQFKEAYGLRESMCVVSDRHESINKVVSKVYPNVPHFACIWHLWKNVYNKYRKSHKVLSGVYYAMAKAYTQDEFDMLMEKVETVDIRVKDYLELAGREKWSRLYAPVNRAWTMTSNIAESINSALVQARELPIFDFLEEVRIMFGRWNFTNRQNGSYTFTTLGKKFNEMLSINERKSARMTVIPSTEYVHTVIDEGRHFIVCIEKKTCSCKEFQMEEIPCPHAWVYPLPDESEWKIPGYILEEVFFPPRYKRPPGRPKKKHDNSLSEWFSTKRTNSCSRCGHVGHNRSSCTNEPRRK